A section of the Alkalihalobacillus sp. LMS39 genome encodes:
- the yqiS gene encoding phosphate butyryltransferase, with product MRLKNSLHKNEESPSFSVAIAAADNDDIFSVVKDALQYNLASFCLFGNEEKLTTLQQHYKLPDEQIRFFPTKDEKESAHEAVKLIHEGGASILMKGHVPSSVLLKAALHSEYGLRTGKVLSHVAVFDVPTYERPLFLTDSAMNVTPSLEEKVGIIENAVSVARTMGLSLPKVAPIAAVEVVNPKMPSTVDAALLTQMNRRNQIKHCLIDGPLALDNAISIEAAERKGIQSDVGGRADILLVPNVEMGNTLYKSLVYFAKAEVGGFITGGKVPIVLTSRTDTKQNKLYSLALALHVMKNQTRG from the coding sequence ATGAGACTTAAGAATTCACTTCACAAAAATGAGGAATCTCCTTCCTTTTCTGTTGCAATTGCTGCAGCTGATAATGACGATATTTTTTCAGTTGTGAAAGATGCGTTACAGTACAACTTAGCTTCCTTTTGTTTGTTTGGAAATGAAGAGAAATTAACAACTTTACAACAGCACTATAAATTGCCTGATGAACAAATTCGATTCTTTCCTACAAAGGATGAAAAAGAAAGTGCTCACGAAGCAGTAAAGCTCATTCATGAAGGTGGCGCTTCAATATTAATGAAAGGACATGTTCCTTCGTCGGTTTTATTAAAAGCGGCATTGCACTCAGAGTATGGATTGCGAACAGGGAAAGTTTTATCTCATGTAGCAGTTTTTGATGTCCCGACATATGAACGCCCGCTGTTTTTAACCGATTCAGCCATGAATGTAACACCTTCACTAGAAGAAAAAGTTGGGATTATTGAAAATGCAGTGTCAGTAGCAAGAACAATGGGATTATCTTTACCGAAAGTTGCACCGATTGCTGCTGTCGAAGTTGTGAATCCGAAGATGCCTTCAACGGTGGACGCAGCGTTGTTGACGCAAATGAACAGAAGAAATCAAATTAAGCATTGTCTTATTGACGGACCGCTCGCATTAGATAATGCCATTTCTATCGAGGCAGCAGAACGCAAAGGGATTCAAAGTGATGTGGGAGGACGAGCGGATATTTTACTCGTACCAAATGTAGAGATGGGAAACACCCTCTACAAAAGTCTAGTTTATTTTGCCAAAGCAGAAGTCGGGGGTTTTATTACGGGTGGCAAAGTTCCTATTGTGCTCACATCAAGAACAGATACAAAACAAAATAAATTATATTCATTGGCATTAGCCCTACATGTGATGAAAAATCAAACAAGAGGATAA
- a CDS encoding dihydrolipoamide acetyltransferase family protein, with product MMATEITMPQLGESVTEGTISKWLVAPGDKVNKYDPIAEVMTDKVNAEIPSSYTGVIKELVVGEDETVEVGKVICLMEVEGQEEQQQKGPENTSAIGQVQQEKQQDDSAKMRYSPAVLKLSQEHNINLAEVQGSGKGGRITRKDILAIVEKGGQQPSPASTPVKVEEQQTTTTEVKLDRKPTPRAQPAYTQQAGDIEIPVSGVRKAIAENLVKSKHEAPHAWMMVEVDVTKLVQYRNEQKAKFKATEGINLTFLPFFIKATVEALKEFPQINSMWAGNKIIQKKDINISIAVATDDALFVPVIKQADQKSITGLATDIHNLAHKVRTGKMTSAEMQGGTFTVNNTGSFGSVLSTPIINHPQAAILSIESIVKRPVIVEDDMIAIRSMVNLCLSLDHRVLDGLICGRFLARIKEKLEGFSSEHTSLY from the coding sequence ATGATGGCAACTGAAATTACAATGCCACAACTTGGTGAAAGTGTAACGGAAGGAACAATTAGTAAATGGCTTGTTGCGCCTGGTGATAAAGTCAACAAATATGACCCGATTGCTGAAGTGATGACAGATAAAGTAAATGCTGAAATTCCTTCTTCTTATACGGGTGTGATTAAAGAGCTCGTCGTTGGAGAAGATGAAACTGTGGAAGTAGGCAAAGTCATTTGTTTGATGGAGGTAGAAGGTCAAGAAGAACAACAACAAAAAGGACCTGAAAATACAAGTGCTATAGGGCAAGTTCAACAAGAAAAACAACAAGATGACTCTGCTAAAATGAGATATTCACCAGCGGTACTTAAATTATCACAAGAACATAATATCAACCTCGCCGAAGTACAAGGAAGTGGAAAAGGTGGACGAATTACAAGAAAAGACATTTTAGCTATCGTTGAAAAAGGTGGACAACAACCAAGTCCGGCCTCAACACCTGTGAAAGTTGAAGAGCAACAAACAACAACAACGGAAGTAAAGCTGGACCGTAAGCCAACTCCTCGAGCACAACCTGCTTATACTCAACAAGCTGGAGATATCGAAATTCCAGTGTCAGGTGTTCGTAAAGCGATTGCTGAGAACTTAGTAAAAAGTAAACATGAAGCACCACATGCATGGATGATGGTGGAAGTGGATGTCACAAAATTAGTGCAATATCGAAACGAGCAAAAAGCGAAGTTTAAAGCGACGGAAGGGATTAACTTAACATTTTTACCTTTCTTTATAAAAGCTACGGTCGAAGCATTAAAAGAATTTCCACAAATCAACTCAATGTGGGCAGGAAATAAAATTATACAGAAAAAAGATATTAACATCTCGATTGCAGTAGCAACGGATGATGCGTTGTTTGTCCCTGTTATTAAACAAGCTGACCAAAAATCGATTACAGGCTTAGCGACAGACATTCATAATCTTGCTCATAAAGTCCGCACAGGAAAAATGACAAGTGCCGAAATGCAAGGTGGAACATTTACGGTTAATAATACAGGCTCATTTGGATCGGTTTTGTCGACGCCAATTATTAATCATCCTCAAGCGGCTATTTTATCGATTGAGTCTATTGTAAAACGACCAGTCATAGTAGAAGATGATATGATTGCGATTCGTAGTATGGTAAATTTATGTTTATCTCTCGACCATCGTGTATTAGACGGATTAATTTGTGGCCGATTCTTAGCGCGAATTAAAGAAAAGTTAGAAGGGTTTTCATCAGAACATACTTCCCTTTATTAG
- the bcd gene encoding Glu/Leu/Phe/Val dehydrogenase gives MELFKYMETYDYEQVVVCQDKASGLKAIIAIHDTTLGPALGGTRMWMYESEEAAFEDALRLAKGMTYKNAAAGLNLGGGKTVIIGDPRKDKNEAMFRAFGRYIQGLNGRYITAEDVGTTVEDMDTIHEETKYVTGISPAFGSSGNPSPVTAYGVYVGMKAAAKEAFGSDMLEGKVVAVQGVGNVAFNLCKHLHEEGAKLIVTDINKEAVQKAVDAFGAKAVDVSEIYEQECDIFAPCALGAIINDDTIPKLKAKVIAGAANNQLKENRHGDMLTELGIVYAPDYVINAGGVINVADELYGYNRDRAMKKVENIYSTIEKVFEISKRDHIPTYVAADRLAEERIETMRMSRKSFLQNGNHVLNKR, from the coding sequence ATGGAACTATTTAAGTACATGGAAACATATGATTACGAGCAAGTTGTTGTTTGTCAAGACAAAGCATCAGGATTAAAAGCGATTATTGCGATTCATGACACGACATTAGGTCCTGCTTTAGGTGGAACGAGAATGTGGATGTATGAAAGTGAAGAAGCGGCGTTTGAAGATGCTCTTCGCTTAGCTAAAGGAATGACATACAAAAACGCAGCTGCCGGTTTAAATTTAGGTGGAGGAAAAACGGTTATTATCGGAGATCCTCGAAAAGATAAAAACGAAGCGATGTTCCGCGCTTTTGGACGATATATCCAAGGTCTAAACGGACGTTATATTACAGCTGAAGATGTCGGGACTACAGTGGAAGATATGGACACGATTCATGAGGAAACAAAGTATGTAACAGGAATTTCTCCTGCTTTTGGGTCGTCTGGAAATCCATCACCAGTTACAGCTTACGGTGTATACGTAGGGATGAAAGCAGCGGCTAAAGAAGCGTTTGGAAGTGATATGTTAGAAGGAAAAGTTGTAGCTGTTCAAGGTGTCGGAAATGTGGCATTCAATTTATGTAAACATCTACACGAAGAAGGTGCAAAACTTATCGTAACAGATATTAATAAGGAAGCTGTCCAAAAGGCAGTGGATGCTTTTGGTGCAAAAGCGGTTGATGTAAGTGAAATATATGAACAAGAGTGTGATATTTTTGCTCCTTGTGCCCTAGGTGCCATTATTAATGATGATACGATTCCGAAATTAAAAGCAAAAGTGATTGCTGGTGCTGCAAATAATCAGTTGAAAGAAAATCGTCATGGTGACATGCTGACGGAATTAGGCATTGTATATGCTCCTGATTATGTAATAAATGCTGGTGGAGTTATTAATGTAGCAGATGAGCTTTATGGATATAATCGTGATCGAGCGATGAAAAAAGTAGAAAACATTTATTCTACGATTGAAAAAGTATTTGAAATCTCAAAAAGAGATCATATCCCAACATATGTTGCTGCGGATCGTCTTGCAGAGGAACGAATTGAAACGATGAGAATGTCGCGTAAATCATTTTTACAAAATGGAAATCATGTATTAAACAAAAGGTAA
- a CDS encoding alpha-ketoacid dehydrogenase subunit beta → MAVISYIEAVTQALREEMERDENVFVLGEDVGARGGVFRATAGLYEKFGEQRVLDTPLAESAIVGVGVGAAMYGMRPVAEIQFADFIMPAVNQIVSEAARIRYRSNNDWFCPMTIRAPYGGGVHGALYHSQSVEAMFASVPGLKIVMPSTPYDVKGLLKAAIRDNDPVLFFEHKRAYRLIKGEVPEEEYVLPIGKADVKREGEDITVITYGLAVHFALQAAEKLEKDGISAHVLDLRTIYPLDKEAIVEAAKKTGKVLLVTEDNKEGSIMGEVAAIIAEECLFDLDAPIQRLAGPDVPAMPYAPTMEKHFMINPDKVEHAMRNLAEF, encoded by the coding sequence ATGGCAGTGATTTCATATATAGAAGCTGTTACCCAAGCGCTTCGTGAGGAAATGGAACGGGATGAAAATGTATTTGTGCTTGGAGAAGATGTAGGAGCGCGCGGAGGAGTATTCCGGGCGACAGCAGGGTTATATGAGAAGTTTGGAGAGCAACGTGTTCTTGATACACCTTTAGCGGAATCTGCTATTGTTGGTGTTGGCGTTGGAGCAGCGATGTATGGAATGCGCCCGGTTGCAGAAATCCAGTTTGCTGATTTTATTATGCCAGCTGTAAACCAAATTGTAAGTGAGGCAGCAAGAATTCGTTATCGTTCCAATAATGATTGGTTTTGTCCGATGACCATCCGAGCTCCTTATGGTGGTGGTGTCCATGGTGCTTTATATCATTCACAATCAGTGGAAGCGATGTTTGCTTCTGTTCCAGGATTAAAAATTGTTATGCCTTCTACGCCATACGATGTAAAAGGGTTGCTTAAAGCGGCGATTCGCGACAATGATCCTGTGTTGTTTTTCGAGCATAAACGTGCGTATCGATTGATTAAAGGCGAAGTTCCAGAAGAAGAGTATGTATTACCAATTGGAAAAGCAGATGTGAAGAGAGAAGGAGAAGATATTACGGTTATCACGTATGGTCTTGCTGTGCATTTTGCTCTTCAAGCAGCTGAAAAGTTAGAGAAAGATGGAATTTCTGCCCATGTCCTTGACTTACGGACAATATATCCATTAGATAAAGAGGCGATTGTTGAGGCGGCGAAGAAAACCGGTAAAGTGTTACTTGTCACAGAAGATAATAAAGAAGGAAGCATCATGGGAGAAGTAGCAGCGATTATTGCCGAAGAATGTTTGTTTGATTTAGATGCACCAATTCAACGTTTAGCTGGTCCAGATGTCCCAGCAATGCCGTACGCACCTACAATGGAAAAGCACTTTATGATTAATCCTGATAAAGTTGAACATGCGATGAGAAACTTAGCTGAATTTTAA
- the buk gene encoding butyrate kinase: MNSDIQLLVINPGSTTTKVAYFNHDVSKAVKTITHSVEELENSTVLQQQQLRHEAILAFLREYNIKLSQLHAIVARGGLIQPIPSGTYEVNDELLNDAREGPHGWHASNFGALLAYELAKQVDIPAFIVDPVVVDELEPVSRVSGLKGIERKSIFHALNQKAVAKKIAKSWNRPYESLHVIVAHLGGGITVGAHKLGKVIDVNNGLYGEGPFSPERTGTLPVGDLVDLCYNYNKDQVLKLLAGAGGLVSYVETNNGLEIENRIQAGDEEAQFYLEAMGYQVAKEIGAASVSLAGHVDAIIITGGLAHSERLVDTITERVKWISKVVVSPGEDEMMALAEGASRVLLKEEKAKHYPSGTPL, from the coding sequence ATGAACAGTGATATTCAGTTACTTGTTATCAATCCAGGTTCAACGACGACAAAAGTGGCTTATTTTAATCATGATGTAAGCAAAGCAGTTAAAACGATTACTCATTCGGTCGAGGAACTAGAGAATTCGACCGTGTTGCAACAGCAACAACTTCGTCACGAAGCGATTCTAGCGTTTCTTCGTGAATATAACATCAAACTGTCACAACTTCATGCGATTGTTGCACGGGGTGGGTTAATTCAACCCATTCCTAGTGGAACATATGAAGTGAACGATGAATTATTAAATGATGCAAGAGAAGGTCCTCATGGTTGGCATGCTTCAAATTTTGGGGCATTGCTAGCTTATGAATTAGCAAAGCAAGTTGACATTCCGGCGTTTATCGTTGACCCTGTCGTGGTCGACGAATTGGAACCGGTTTCAAGAGTGTCGGGGTTAAAAGGAATCGAGAGAAAAAGTATTTTTCACGCCTTAAACCAAAAAGCTGTTGCGAAAAAAATCGCAAAATCTTGGAATAGACCGTATGAAAGTTTGCATGTCATTGTCGCTCACCTTGGTGGAGGAATTACGGTGGGAGCCCATAAGTTAGGTAAAGTCATCGATGTGAATAATGGCTTATATGGGGAAGGACCATTTTCTCCAGAGCGAACGGGAACACTCCCAGTAGGAGATTTAGTAGACCTATGCTACAATTACAATAAGGACCAGGTACTAAAGTTATTAGCTGGTGCAGGAGGCCTTGTTAGTTATGTAGAAACAAATAATGGGCTCGAAATCGAAAATAGGATTCAAGCGGGTGACGAAGAAGCACAATTTTACTTAGAAGCAATGGGCTATCAAGTAGCAAAAGAAATTGGAGCTGCTAGTGTCAGTTTAGCTGGTCACGTCGATGCCATTATTATCACGGGTGGATTAGCTCATAGTGAGCGATTAGTTGATACGATAACAGAACGAGTGAAATGGATTAGTAAAGTCGTTGTTTCGCCTGGTGAAGATGAAATGATGGCGTTGGCAGAAGGTGCTAGTCGCGTTTTACTAAAAGAAGAAAAGGCCAAACATTATCCATCTGGAACTCCATTATAA
- a CDS encoding thiamine pyrophosphate-dependent dehydrogenase E1 component subunit alpha, with product MYEVMLLSRRIDERMWLLNRAGKIPFVISCQGQEAAQVGAAFALDKTKDYVLPYYRDMGVVLAFGMTAKDLMLSGFAKAEDPNSGGRQMPGHFGQKKNRIVTGSSPVTTQVPHAVGIALAGKMKGEDFITFTTFGEGSSNQGDFHEGANFAGVHKLPVIFMCENNKYAISVPIEKQLACENVSDRAIGYGMPGVTVDGNDPLAVYEAVKAAADRARKGEGPSLIETISYRLTPHSSDDDDRAYRSQEEVAEAKKKDSLLTFAVYLKELGVLTEQIENDLNEKIKILVDEATEYAEQAPYAPADHLFNYVYEEEGGNA from the coding sequence ATGTATGAAGTTATGTTACTTTCCCGTCGTATTGATGAAAGAATGTGGTTGTTAAACCGTGCGGGGAAAATTCCGTTTGTTATTTCATGCCAAGGCCAAGAAGCAGCGCAAGTAGGGGCAGCGTTTGCTCTTGATAAAACAAAAGACTATGTATTGCCGTATTACCGTGATATGGGTGTTGTCCTCGCATTTGGTATGACTGCCAAAGACCTTATGCTTTCAGGGTTTGCAAAAGCCGAAGACCCCAATTCAGGTGGACGTCAAATGCCAGGTCATTTTGGGCAAAAGAAAAATAGAATTGTGACAGGCTCTTCTCCAGTTACAACTCAAGTTCCTCATGCTGTTGGAATTGCCTTAGCTGGAAAAATGAAAGGTGAAGATTTTATAACGTTTACGACGTTTGGGGAAGGTTCATCAAACCAAGGAGATTTCCATGAAGGAGCAAACTTTGCAGGTGTCCATAAATTACCGGTCATTTTTATGTGTGAAAATAATAAATATGCCATTTCTGTTCCGATCGAAAAACAATTAGCTTGTGAAAATGTATCGGATCGTGCGATTGGCTATGGAATGCCTGGGGTTACTGTTGATGGAAATGATCCACTCGCTGTATATGAGGCAGTTAAAGCAGCGGCAGACCGTGCAAGAAAAGGAGAAGGTCCTTCATTAATTGAAACGATCTCTTATCGACTGACGCCACATTCAAGTGATGATGATGACCGTGCGTATCGTTCGCAAGAAGAAGTAGCGGAAGCGAAAAAGAAAGATTCATTACTAACGTTTGCGGTTTATTTAAAAGAACTTGGTGTATTAACAGAACAAATCGAAAATGATTTAAACGAAAAGATAAAAATATTGGTTGATGAAGCAACGGAATATGCAGAACAAGCGCCATATGCTCCAGCTGACCATTTGTTTAATTATGTGTACGAAGAAGAAGGAGGGAATGCATAA
- the lpdA gene encoding dihydrolipoyl dehydrogenase, whose amino-acid sequence MTKEYDLVIVGAGTGGYVAAIRASQLGLSVAVVEKDKLGGTCLHKGCIPSKALLRSAEVFSTAKRSEDFGVKTSEVTLDFLKVQERKQAIIDQLHKGVQHLMKKGKIDVYDGIGRILGPSIFSPTPGTISVEMSNGDENQMLLPKNVLVATGSRPRLLPGIEPDGKQVLTSEEALGLTELPQSIIIVGGGVIGMEWASMFSDFGVDVTVLEYGDRILPTEDKEISRELTRVLKKRGVSIVTSAKVLSDTLEKGEQVTIQVEHKEEKKAFSAEALLLSVGRVANVEGIGLENTDIEVKNGVVATNEFYQTKESHIYAIGDVIGGMQLAHVASHEGIIAVEHMTGHKPDPLDYMTVSKCVYTHPEVASIGLTEEEAKEKGFAVKTGKFSFKGIGKALVFGESDGFAKFVVDEANDDLLGVHLIGPHVTDMISEAAIAKVLDAANWEVAHTIHPHPTLSEVLGEAALAVDGKAIHS is encoded by the coding sequence ATGACTAAAGAATATGATCTGGTCATAGTAGGAGCTGGTACTGGTGGGTATGTTGCTGCCATCCGAGCAAGTCAGTTAGGGTTAAGTGTAGCTGTCGTTGAAAAGGATAAATTAGGTGGTACTTGCTTACATAAAGGGTGTATCCCATCAAAGGCATTACTTAGAAGTGCCGAGGTTTTTTCAACTGCGAAACGGTCTGAAGATTTTGGTGTGAAAACGTCTGAAGTTACACTTGATTTTTTAAAGGTTCAAGAACGCAAACAAGCTATCATTGATCAATTACATAAAGGTGTTCAACACTTGATGAAAAAAGGGAAGATTGATGTCTATGACGGAATTGGTAGGATTTTAGGACCGTCCATTTTTTCTCCTACACCAGGAACCATTTCTGTTGAAATGAGTAATGGGGATGAAAATCAAATGCTTTTACCAAAAAATGTCCTCGTTGCTACAGGCTCTAGACCGCGTCTTTTGCCAGGAATCGAACCAGACGGAAAACAAGTGTTAACGAGTGAAGAAGCTCTTGGGCTCACAGAACTCCCACAATCTATTATCATAGTAGGCGGTGGAGTCATTGGGATGGAATGGGCATCAATGTTTTCAGATTTCGGTGTAGATGTGACTGTGCTAGAGTATGGAGATCGCATTTTACCAACAGAGGATAAAGAAATTTCAAGAGAGCTTACTCGTGTGTTAAAGAAACGAGGTGTTTCTATTGTCACAAGTGCGAAAGTATTGTCTGACACATTGGAGAAAGGCGAACAAGTGACAATTCAAGTGGAACATAAAGAGGAGAAAAAAGCGTTTTCTGCTGAGGCGTTACTGCTTTCTGTTGGAAGAGTTGCCAATGTCGAAGGAATTGGCCTTGAAAATACAGATATTGAAGTGAAAAATGGGGTCGTTGCAACAAATGAGTTTTACCAAACGAAAGAATCTCACATCTATGCCATTGGTGATGTTATTGGGGGAATGCAGCTTGCTCACGTTGCTTCTCATGAAGGGATTATTGCCGTTGAACATATGACAGGTCATAAGCCTGATCCGCTCGATTATATGACCGTTTCTAAATGTGTGTACACTCACCCAGAGGTAGCAAGTATTGGTTTAACAGAAGAAGAAGCGAAAGAAAAAGGATTTGCGGTAAAGACAGGAAAGTTTTCGTTTAAAGGAATTGGGAAAGCTCTTGTATTTGGAGAATCAGATGGATTTGCTAAGTTTGTAGTGGACGAGGCGAATGATGACTTGTTAGGTGTTCATTTAATTGGTCCGCACGTAACAGACATGATATCAGAAGCTGCCATAGCGAAAGTGCTAGATGCTGCGAATTGGGAAGTCGCTCATACGATTCATCCGCATCCAACATTATCAGAAGTTCTTGGGGAAGCTGCGCTTGCCGTAGATGGAAAAGCGATTCATTCATAA
- a CDS encoding sigma-54-dependent Fis family transcriptional regulator, with translation MKNIIIIGAGKGGSALLNLLVEAEELHVVGVSDVDEQAEGMVLARKLGINTTTEWKKLLTPNIDVVLEATGDKRLLKQLKAEIHKHTTIMPSSVASLLFTLMNEKEKLISDLKKSASIQSTILNSTEDGMIAIDTKCNVTLFNQAAEKISGVKATDALGEQIEKILPSSRLPSIISSNKEERNKNQILENGANIITTRVPLKNENQTVGALAVFKDVTEIEKMAEEVTNLKSIQTMLEAIIQSTDDAISVVDENGNGLMINRAYTRLTGLQPEEVIGKPATADISEGESMHMYVLQTRKPVRGVRLKVGPHRRDVVVNVAPVIVDGQLKGSIAIVHDMSEMKKLAEQLERAKQRIRTLEAKYTFDDIIGQSEEMKLAIQQAKLAASTPATILLRGESGTGKELFAHAIHNESERKYSPFIRVNCAALSESLLESELFGYEEGAFSGAKRGGKRGLFEEAHKGSIFLDEIGELAVGTQAKLLRVLQEHEIVRVGGTKAISIDVRVICATNVNLEKAINEKTFREDLYYRINKMPIYISPLRERKGDIAMLADRLLKKLNQDYGRNVEKISDEVMMLLKKHNWPGNVRELENVIGRALIYMNYSDDEILTLPDFHRNDNKQERTVRVEQQTASLSSLVEQFEKQVILETLDSCQGNKTATAKKLQLSIRNLYYKMEKYNL, from the coding sequence AAAGGTGGTTCTGCACTTTTAAATTTGTTAGTAGAAGCTGAAGAGCTTCATGTCGTAGGAGTCTCAGATGTTGACGAACAAGCTGAAGGGATGGTTCTTGCTCGGAAACTAGGAATTAACACGACAACAGAATGGAAAAAGCTACTAACTCCGAATATCGATGTTGTGTTAGAAGCTACTGGAGATAAAAGATTATTAAAACAATTAAAAGCTGAAATACATAAACATACAACCATTATGCCAAGCTCGGTTGCGAGTTTGCTGTTTACATTAATGAATGAAAAAGAAAAGCTCATTTCTGATTTAAAAAAGTCTGCATCGATTCAATCTACGATATTAAACTCAACCGAAGATGGCATGATTGCTATTGATACAAAATGTAATGTGACATTATTTAATCAGGCAGCCGAAAAAATATCAGGTGTTAAAGCGACTGATGCATTAGGGGAACAAATAGAAAAAATCCTTCCTTCCAGTCGGCTTCCTTCCATCATTTCTTCTAATAAGGAAGAAAGAAATAAAAATCAAATTCTGGAAAATGGGGCTAATATCATTACAACGAGAGTGCCGTTAAAAAATGAAAATCAAACGGTAGGTGCATTAGCGGTATTTAAAGATGTGACTGAAATAGAAAAAATGGCGGAAGAAGTCACAAACTTAAAAAGCATTCAAACGATGCTAGAGGCTATTATTCAATCAACCGATGATGCGATTTCGGTTGTAGATGAAAATGGAAATGGGCTAATGATAAATCGAGCTTATACAAGATTAACCGGATTGCAGCCAGAAGAAGTGATTGGAAAACCGGCAACAGCAGATATTTCTGAAGGCGAAAGTATGCATATGTACGTATTGCAAACAAGAAAGCCAGTTCGTGGAGTTCGCTTAAAGGTTGGTCCTCATCGTCGAGATGTCGTTGTTAATGTCGCACCAGTGATTGTCGATGGGCAATTAAAAGGGAGTATCGCGATTGTTCATGATATGTCTGAAATGAAAAAACTCGCTGAACAATTAGAAAGAGCAAAGCAACGAATTCGAACGTTAGAAGCGAAATATACGTTTGATGATATCATTGGCCAATCCGAGGAAATGAAATTGGCGATCCAACAAGCAAAGCTAGCTGCGTCAACCCCTGCGACAATCTTACTAAGAGGAGAGTCAGGAACAGGAAAAGAGTTGTTTGCGCATGCTATTCATAATGAAAGCGAACGAAAATATAGCCCATTTATTCGAGTGAATTGTGCAGCTTTGTCGGAAAGTCTTTTAGAAAGTGAGCTTTTTGGATATGAGGAAGGAGCTTTTTCTGGAGCAAAGCGTGGAGGGAAGCGTGGATTGTTTGAGGAAGCCCATAAAGGAAGTATATTCTTAGATGAAATTGGAGAGCTGGCTGTTGGAACACAAGCAAAATTACTTCGTGTTTTACAAGAACATGAAATTGTACGGGTAGGTGGGACAAAAGCAATATCCATCGATGTACGCGTCATTTGTGCGACAAATGTCAACCTTGAAAAAGCGATTAATGAGAAGACTTTTAGAGAAGACTTGTACTATCGAATTAATAAAATGCCAATCTACATATCGCCTTTACGTGAAAGAAAGGGAGATATTGCGATGTTAGCGGATCGTCTGTTGAAAAAATTAAATCAAGATTATGGCCGAAATGTAGAGAAAATTTCAGATGAAGTTATGATGTTATTAAAGAAGCATAATTGGCCAGGGAATGTTCGAGAACTTGAAAATGTTATTGGGCGAGCATTAATTTACATGAATTATAGCGACGATGAAATTTTGACATTGCCAGATTTTCATCGAAATGATAATAAACAAGAACGTACAGTAAGAGTAGAACAACAAACAGCTTCTTTATCTTCATTAGTGGAGCAATTTGAAAAACAAGTCATTCTGGAAACGCTAGATTCATGTCAGGGCAACAAAACAGCAACGGCAAAAAAGTTGCAATTATCGATTCGGAATTTATATTATAAAATGGAAAAATACAACCTATGA